One Candidatus Methylomirabilota bacterium genomic window, CCGGCCGCTGGACGGATCGAACCCCGGAGCCGGCCTGCCAGAGCCAGCGAACCGCCAGCACCAGCACCAGCAGGATGAGGAACCAGAAGGCCGTTATCATGACCATCCAGAGGATCCCCCATCCCAAGAACCAGGAGTCATGCGCCATCTCCTCCCACTGCATCATCATGACCATCGCTCCGCTTTCGCACACAGTTGCGAACGCATCTATCGTGAAGAGGACGACTCTACTCGCCGCTCCAATCCCCTCAGGCGAACAACCTCTCCCAGAGCGACAAGGCGATCCCCGACCTCAATCCTTTCACCTGTGGAGGGATTAAAGATCATACCACCCGCCGCCCGCTTGATCGCCACCACAATCACCCCTGGCTCCTGGTTCAGCCCGGAGTCGCGTAATGTGAGCCCCTCGCAGGGCGACCCCGGTGGCACCACAATCTCCGCTAGTTGCAGCTCCAGGCTTTGATAGTGCGTGGCCAGCTCGATGATATCCACTACGGCGGGGCGGAGGGCCGCCTGAGCCATGCGGTGTCCCCCCATTGCGTACGGCGAGATGACCTTGTCGGCCCCAGCGTGGGCAAGCGTCCTTTCGCTCCGCTCCGTCTCGGCCCTGGCCACCACAAAGATGGAGGGGTTGAGCTCCTTGGCTGTGAGGGTCACAAAGACATTATCCGCATCGACCGGCAGGGTGGCAAAGAGACCTTTGGCCTTCATCGCCCCGGCAGCCAGGAGGACCTTCTCATCGGTGGCATCCCCCTTGAGCAGAAGGTAGCCCGCCTCTTCCACCTTGCGGATCCGCTCTTCCTCCTGCTCAATGACCACAAACGGAACCGGCTTTGACGCCAACTCGCGGCAGATCACCTCCCCGATGCGACCACAGCCGCACACCAGATAGTGGTCTGTCAGGGCGCCGATTCGCTTCTCCATTCTCTTTCTCCCGAAGAACTGCTGGAACTCCCCCTCCACGATTTTTGCGGTCACGGTTCCTGCTGTGTAGAGAACTACTCCCAGGCCGGCGAACAGGAGCCCGATCGTGAAGATCATCCCGGCCGGGCTCAAGGGTCTCACCTCGCGAAACCCCACCGTTGAGATGGTGATGATCGTCATATAGAGGGCTTCGAGCCACGTATACCCCTCAAGGAAATGATACCCTACGGACCCTATGATCACCACCGCCGCAAGGAACAGCCCGGCGATCCCTAGCCTTGCCAAAGGCGATATCCCTCTGTCGCAAGATGTAAGATGATAGTTAGGGCTCGACCCTGGAGCCTAACACCTCCAGGAACTTGCGGATCCATTCAGGATGGCCTGGCCAGGCTGCCGCTGTGACGAGGTTGCCGTCTACATGCGCATTGGAGAAGGTGGCGTTCACGTCTTCCCACTTGGCGCCGGCTCGGATCAGCTCAGGCCGCACGGCAGGATAGGAGGTGCAGCGTTTGCCCTCCACGACCCCGGCCGCCGTCAACAGTTGCTGTCCATGACAAATGGAGGCGATAGGCTTGTTTTCCTTCGCAAAGTGGCGGACCAGATCAAGTACCTTCTCGTCCAGGCGAAGGTATTCCGGGGAGCGTCCGCCTGGAATCACCAGGGCGTCATAATTTTTGGGTCTGATCTTGGCGAAGGTGGCGTTGAGAGCGAAGTTGTGACCCCGCTTCTCGCTGTAGGTCTGGTCTCCCTCGAAGTCGTGGACGGCTGTCCGGACCGTTTCGCCGGCCTTCTTGCCGGGGCAGACCGTGTGAACCGTATGCCCCACCATGGTTAGCATCTGAAAGGGAACCATCGCCTCGTAGTCCTCGACAAAATCCCCCACAAGCATCAGAATCTTCTTTGCCGCCATCATGCACCTCCTTGTATACACGAGGACCTACGTCTCAGACAGTTTGTCATTCCTGGCTTAACCCGGAATCCATCCCCGCAAAAGCGGGACCCAGGGTTAGGCGGGATGATTCACATGAGCCCGTATCCTAACCCATGGTGTGATCTTCGCCAGCGTCTTTGCAAGCGCTTCTTTCGCTACTTCCGTATCATAGGCCGCCTGCGCCCGCAGCCAATAGCCGTTAGACAGGCCGAAGAACCGGCACAGGCGCAAATCGGTGTCCGCCGTGATAGCGCGCTTCCCTGCTACGATGTCACCGATCCGCTGGGCGGGTACACCGATTTCCTTGGCGAGGCGGTATTGCGTGAGACCCATCGGGATCAGGAACTCTTCACGCAGCAACTCCCCGGGCGTCACAGGCTTAAGCTTACGCATGGTATTTCTCCCTTAATGACAGTCCACGATCTCAACGTCCTCCGCGCCCGCAGCCGTCCAGCGGAAGCATACGCGGAACTGATCGTTTACGCGGATACTGTGTTGCCCGGCGCGGTTACCCTTAAGCGCTTCCAGTTGGTTGCCCGGCGGCACACGCAGGTCTGCCAACCGGCCCGCGATCTGCAACTGCCGCAGCTTGCGACGTGCCACCGACTCGATGTTTACGAACCGCGTGACCCGCCGGCCTTTCGACAGAGCCTCCGTGTCGGAGCACTTGAACGTCGTGATCACAGTCGTATAGTAACGTGTCGTGTGACTAACGTCAAGCGTGATTATTCGCACTAGGGCTGTAGGATGGCCTCGGCATCGATCGTCACCACCACGTCGTCGCCGACAATCACACCGCCGCGATCGAGCGCGCCGTTCCAGCTCACGCCAAACTCGTGACGGTTGATCCGTGCGGTGGCCAGAAACCCGGCACGAGTCTTTGGTCCCTTATCCACACCCTCCTCCCACCACGGCGTCTGCCACTGCCCGAGGTAGTGGACGTGAAGTTCGATGGGGCGCGTCACTCCGCGAAGCGTGAGGTCCCCGAGCACGACGGCCTCGGTGGCCCCGCAGAGGCGGACATGGCTTCCGCGAAAGGCGATCTCGGGAAAGCGCTCGACATCCAGGAAGTCAGGATCCTTGAGATGGGCATCGCGATCACGCTCACCGCTCCAGAGCCCCCGTGCATCGATGACCGCCTCGACGCGAGACAACGCGGGAAACTCCGGATCGAACTCGAGCGTGCCGTGCGCGTTCTTGAAGTGACCTCGGACGTTCGTGACCATCATGTGTCGTACGCAGAACTCGGCTGCGGTATGTCCAGGTTCGAACGTCCAGCGCTTCATCGAGCGTCCTCCTTTCCCAGATCTTCCCGTCTCTCAGGCCCTACGCCATACTCCGATACCCGCTGGATGGAACTGCAGTTCAGCGGTGGGCGGACACACGAGCGTACTCTCGTAGATGACTTGCTGCTGTAGTCCGATGACTTAAGGCCACGCGCCAGCGCCATCGTTCCAGTTAAACCGCTTGTTTGACCACTATTCTTCTGTGGGACAGCCTATGTGCATCAGGC contains:
- a CDS encoding SHOCT domain-containing protein; this translates as MMMQWEEMAHDSWFLGWGILWMVMITAFWFLILLVLVLAVRWLWQAGSGVRSVQRPEESALEILKKRYARGEIGKEEFEAKKRDLL
- a CDS encoding potassium channel protein; the encoded protein is MARLGIAGLFLAAVVIIGSVGYHFLEGYTWLEALYMTIITISTVGFREVRPLSPAGMIFTIGLLFAGLGVVLYTAGTVTAKIVEGEFQQFFGRKRMEKRIGALTDHYLVCGCGRIGEVICRELASKPVPFVVIEQEEERIRKVEEAGYLLLKGDATDEKVLLAAGAMKAKGLFATLPVDADNVFVTLTAKELNPSIFVVARAETERSERTLAHAGADKVISPYAMGGHRMAQAALRPAVVDIIELATHYQSLELQLAEIVVPPGSPCEGLTLRDSGLNQEPGVIVVAIKRAAGGMIFNPSTGERIEVGDRLVALGEVVRLRGLERRVESSSSR
- a CDS encoding DJ-1/PfpI family protein, whose translation is MAAKKILMLVGDFVEDYEAMVPFQMLTMVGHTVHTVCPGKKAGETVRTAVHDFEGDQTYSEKRGHNFALNATFAKIRPKNYDALVIPGGRSPEYLRLDEKVLDLVRHFAKENKPIASICHGQQLLTAAGVVEGKRCTSYPAVRPELIRAGAKWEDVNATFSNAHVDGNLVTAAAWPGHPEWIRKFLEVLGSRVEP
- a CDS encoding HigA family addiction module antidote protein, which gives rise to MRKLKPVTPGELLREEFLIPMGLTQYRLAKEIGVPAQRIGDIVAGKRAITADTDLRLCRFFGLSNGYWLRAQAAYDTEVAKEALAKTLAKITPWVRIRAHVNHPA
- a CDS encoding type II toxin-antitoxin system RelE/ParE family toxin; amino-acid sequence: MITTFKCSDTEALSKGRRVTRFVNIESVARRKLRQLQIAGRLADLRVPPGNQLEALKGNRAGQHSIRVNDQFRVCFRWTAAGAEDVEIVDCH
- a CDS encoding YceI family protein; this encodes MKRWTFEPGHTAAEFCVRHMMVTNVRGHFKNAHGTLEFDPEFPALSRVEAVIDARGLWSGERDRDAHLKDPDFLDVERFPEIAFRGSHVRLCGATEAVVLGDLTLRGVTRPIELHVHYLGQWQTPWWEEGVDKGPKTRAGFLATARINRHEFGVSWNGALDRGGVIVGDDVVVTIDAEAILQP